The following nucleotide sequence is from Carboxydothermus pertinax.
CTTAACTCCCGATATCACATCCATTAACGTCCGGTCGGAATCCTCATCGTAAATAGGTTTATTTAAGGAAACATAAGAATTTAATGGAATATGTTTTTGCCGGGTTGCCGTCTTAATTGCAGTAATAATTTGGCGAGTAACACATAACTCTGCAAATGCTCTAAACGAGGAAAGCTTGTCCGCTTTAAAATCACGTACTGCCTTATATAAACCAATCATACCTTCTTGAATGATATCTTCCCGGTCAGCTCCAATTAAAAAATAAGCCCTAGCTTTTGACCGTACAAAATTTTTATATTTATTGATGATATACTCGAGGGCCTGCTCGTCCCCATCTCGAGCCCACTCTACAATCTCTTCATCACTCATGTAATCATAACAGGACTCAAGGTTTTTCTCAGCACCTATACTCAAGCCTCATCGCCCCCGCCCTATGTCTTTACCCGCAAAATTATTATAATCTTTTCTTAAAGATTAAGTCAAGGAAGAGTATTTCGAATCTTTATAGCAAAAACCTACATTTTATTACATTTTTCCTTTTCTTATTTTATCAAGTTTTTTCTTGACTTGTTGGTCAATTCGATCTTCTAACCACTGGGGAGTAATATTTTCAAAAATTTTCTTAGCTTTTTTCTCCTCCTCCGAAAGTTCGGCTAGCAGTTCCCTGATGGGAATTCTAAATGCACCGTAACCAAAAATAAGCTTTTGTTGTAGTTCGTCTTGAGTTGCAACAAAAACCCGATTGTTAGGTACTAATTCCTGAACTTTCCTTTCAATAAACTGATCCGCCGTTTCCCCACTTTCAGTAAAAACAATTGTTATTCCAGCATCCAAAATTTCCCGGCGACTTTCTTTCTGCAAATGGGCATCATAAACTAGGATTATCTCCCGTCCTGTTAGGGCCCGGTAATTAATTAACCTTTCTTTTAAAACTTCCCGGGCATGTTCCAAAGAAGTTTCCTCTTTAAGCCGGTTTAATTCCGGCCAGTTAAATAAAAGATTATAGCCATCCACCAAAACGTACTCAGCCATGGCTATCCCCTTCTCTGCCTCACCACTTCGGCCATTAAAAGGGCTGCCGCCACCGAAGCGTTTAAAGAATTAATTGTACCAACCATTGGAATGCTTACGGTAAAATCGCACTCCCTTAAAATATGCGAAGTTAACCCTTCGTTTTCTCCCCCAATCACCAAAACTAAAGGTAACTTAAAATCAGCATCCCACAGAAGAGTTTTACTTTTTGCTTCCGCTCCCGCTATCCAGGCACCTTTTTCTTTTAGATACCGTAAAGTTTCGGCCACGTTGGTGCAGCGAGCTACTGGAACTTTAAGATACGCCCCCGCAGACGCCTTGGCAACAGCTCCAGTAACCGGTGCTGCCCGACGTTTGGGAATGATCACCCCATGCGCTCCAAAAGCTTCTGCTGAGCGTAAGATTGCCCCTAAATTTTGGGGGTCTTCCAAATGATTTAAAACCAAAATAAAAAGTGGTTCTTCTTTGCGTTCAGCAATTGCCAAAATATCATCGATTTCTACATATTTAACTGGAGATATATCCGCTTCCACACCCTGGGATTTGGGGTGAAGTTTTTCCTTAGGAACCTCCACTACCGGTACTTTATTTTCCCGGGCCAAAAGCAATAGTTCCCGGGTATTTTTGCCCATTGTCTCCCGGGATAAATATAGCTTATTGACAAGCCCTTTTTTAAGGGCTTCCCTAACCGGATTTACCCCGTAAATTCGCTCCAAAAAAATACCTCCCTTACGTCTTGGCCTTTAATTTTCCGCAAGACATTGGACCTTCAAAACATACCCCCCGGGTTTCACAAAGGGGTCCAGCTTTTTTAAACAAAACAGGAGCCACCTTGCGGAGTTCCTCAAGCATTTTAAGCGCAAGCTTCCTAATTTCGTGCTGGGCCCGGGTGCAAAGCCGCACTTCAAAGAAATGCAGAAGTTCCCGGGCATTCATGGTAACTACGATTTTTGTCTCCGAAGCATTTGGAAGAAGGTACCGGGCATCCTCCGCTGGAATCCCCATTGCTACGAGCTTAAGATACCCTTCTTTTACCGTTCTTAATACCTCCTGATAAACCTTAAGCGCTTCATTGTTGCCTGAAATCGTTGGGGGGATTATAAAATTGAAGTTTTGTTCCACTACATACCGCTGACTTTGCTGGCTATAGCTTGCCAGACGGTGACGAACTAGTTGGTGGGTTAAAGCTCGACTAATCCCTTCTATTGCAAAGGTAAAACTTGCGTGTTCAAAAGGTGAAAGATGGTTTAAGTCTAACAGTTTTTGAATAAAAGTTTCTATCTTTTCTTTTTCCATTTGCTCTAAAATTTCCTCTATTCCTACCGGGGAATAACAAAGCCGGGCGGCCGCCGCCACCGTCCGCTCCGGCTCATTGGTATACGTGACTAAACTTACTTTCATATGGTCTCCCCCTGACTTTCTAATAACTGGGTTATAAGGCTAAAAAGCTCTTTTATCCGCTCTATATCACCTTTTAAGTATAAAAAACCAAAAACTGCCTCTAAACCAGTGCTCTGGCGGTAAGCTACCACTTCCACCTTTCGCGGGTAATTACCCTTAGCATTTCTCCCCCGTCGGTAGACCTCCCGCTCCTCTAAAGTTAAGTGCTCCTCAATTAATCCAACTGCTAAAGCCTGCTGCCGGGCATTTACCATCGATACAGATTTTTTATGGATATCGCCCATTTTCCCTCCATATTTTGCTAAAACATACTCTCGAGTTAGAAGTTCATAAACCGCATCCCCCAGGTAAGCTAAAGCCAAAGGTGGATATTCTTTTTGCTCCATTCTAGACCCTCTTCCAGCGCGCTCCCGAAGGAGTATCTTCCAGGATAATACCAAGTTTTTTTAGCTCATCTCTAATAAAATCTGAAAGATCATATTTTTTCTCTTTTTTTAGTTTAGAACGAACTTCAATTAATAATTCGATAAACGGTGTTACATCTTCCCCGACTTTTTTCTCCAAAACTCCAAACTCTATCCCCAGTACTTCTGAAAATACCGCTAGCGCCTCTTCAAAATATTTTTTATCGGCAAGGGTTAAATTACCTTTAGCAATCTGGATATTGCCATACCTTACTAGTTCAAATAAGGTTGCCATAGCTTGAGCTGTATTAAAATCGTCTTCCATGGCATTAATAAAATCGCCTAGGAGTTCTGACACTTTTTCCTTTATTTCTACCTTTCCTTCTCCGGCAACAGGATTAAGCTCTTTTAGGCTTTGAGCAAAATTATCGATACGCTCTAAAGCTGCCTTTGCTTCTAAAAGTTTTTTATCATCGAAATCTAAAGGGCTTCTGTAATGGGTAGATAAGAGAAAAAATCGCACAACTCTACCGGGAAACTTTTCTAAAATCTCCCGAACTAAAAAGAAGTTACCAAGGGATTTACTCATTTTTTCCTGGTTTACAGTAATAAAGCCGTTATGCATCCAATAACGAGAAAAAGGCTTCCCGGTATAAGCTTCACTTTGAGCCACTTCATTTTCATGGTGGGGAAAAACTAAGTCCGCTCCCCCCCCATGGATATCAAAGTTCTCGCCCAAATACTTTAAAGACATGGCTGAACATTCAATATGCCAGCCAGGTCTCCCCAATCCCCACGGACTTTCCCAGGATGGTTCCCCGGCCTTAGCTTTTTTCCATAGGGCAAAATCCAAAGGATTTCTCTTTTTCTCATCCACTTCCACCCGGGCTCCTGCTTTTAATTCATCCAGGTTCCGGCCCGAGAGTTTTCCATATCCCGGAAAGCTATCTACAGAGAAGTATACATCTCCCTCTACTTCATAGGCATAACCCTTTTCAATCAAACCCTTAACCATTTCAATAATTTCTGGTATATGCTCGGTAACCCTGGGATGAACCGTGGCCCTTTTTACCCCAAGGCTGTCGGCATCTTTAAAGTACTCACCAATATATTTCTGCCCCAGTTCCAGAGCCCCAATTCCTTCTTCCCGGGCCCGTTTAATTATTTTATCGTCGATATCAGTAAAGTTTTGAACATAGATAACTTCAAAACCTTTATACTCAAAATACCGGCGGACGGTATCAAAAAAAAC
It contains:
- the sigH gene encoding RNA polymerase sporulation sigma factor SigH; translation: MSIGAEKNLESCYDYMSDEEIVEWARDGDEQALEYIINKYKNFVRSKARAYFLIGADREDIIQEGMIGLYKAVRDFKADKLSSFRAFAELCVTRQIITAIKTATRQKHIPLNSYVSLNKPIYDEDSDRTLMDVISGVKVADPEELIISREEFADIEGKMNEILSSLEWKVLIYYLEGKSYQEIACELKRHVKSIDNALQRVKRKLEKYLECRGLE
- a CDS encoding NYN domain-containing protein: MAEYVLVDGYNLLFNWPELNRLKEETSLEHAREVLKERLINYRALTGREIILVYDAHLQKESRREILDAGITIVFTESGETADQFIERKVQELVPNNRVFVATQDELQQKLIFGYGAFRIPIRELLAELSEEEKKAKKIFENITPQWLEDRIDQQVKKKLDKIRKGKM
- the rlmB gene encoding 23S rRNA (guanosine(2251)-2'-O)-methyltransferase RlmB, whose protein sequence is MERIYGVNPVREALKKGLVNKLYLSRETMGKNTRELLLLARENKVPVVEVPKEKLHPKSQGVEADISPVKYVEIDDILAIAERKEEPLFILVLNHLEDPQNLGAILRSAEAFGAHGVIIPKRRAAPVTGAVAKASAGAYLKVPVARCTNVAETLRYLKEKGAWIAGAEAKSKTLLWDADFKLPLVLVIGGENEGLTSHILRECDFTVSIPMVGTINSLNASVAAALLMAEVVRQRRG
- the thyX gene encoding FAD-dependent thymidylate synthase translates to MKVSLVTYTNEPERTVAAAARLCYSPVGIEEILEQMEKEKIETFIQKLLDLNHLSPFEHASFTFAIEGISRALTHQLVRHRLASYSQQSQRYVVEQNFNFIIPPTISGNNEALKVYQEVLRTVKEGYLKLVAMGIPAEDARYLLPNASETKIVVTMNARELLHFFEVRLCTRAQHEIRKLALKMLEELRKVAPVLFKKAGPLCETRGVCFEGPMSCGKLKAKT
- a CDS encoding Mini-ribonuclease 3, which produces MEQKEYPPLALAYLGDAVYELLTREYVLAKYGGKMGDIHKKSVSMVNARQQALAVGLIEEHLTLEEREVYRRGRNAKGNYPRKVEVVAYRQSTGLEAVFGFLYLKGDIERIKELFSLITQLLESQGETI
- the cysS gene encoding cysteine--tRNA ligase; the encoded protein is MKIYNTLTKTKEEFIPREPGKVHMYVCGPTTYNYIHLGNARPIVFFDTVRRYFEYKGFEVIYVQNFTDIDDKIIKRAREEGIGALELGQKYIGEYFKDADSLGVKRATVHPRVTEHIPEIIEMVKGLIEKGYAYEVEGDVYFSVDSFPGYGKLSGRNLDELKAGARVEVDEKKRNPLDFALWKKAKAGEPSWESPWGLGRPGWHIECSAMSLKYLGENFDIHGGGADLVFPHHENEVAQSEAYTGKPFSRYWMHNGFITVNQEKMSKSLGNFFLVREILEKFPGRVVRFFLLSTHYRSPLDFDDKKLLEAKAALERIDNFAQSLKELNPVAGEGKVEIKEKVSELLGDFINAMEDDFNTAQAMATLFELVRYGNIQIAKGNLTLADKKYFEEALAVFSEVLGIEFGVLEKKVGEDVTPFIELLIEVRSKLKKEKKYDLSDFIRDELKKLGIILEDTPSGARWKRV